A region from the Silene latifolia isolate original U9 population chromosome 7, ASM4854445v1, whole genome shotgun sequence genome encodes:
- the LOC141593030 gene encoding cysteine-rich receptor-like protein kinase 25, whose product MYQNNNLFAFFRVIILILITMIYKTTSMPTRLGQYCSNTTMFANGSTYQTNLNTVFRNLVSNATNNPSGFYRTTVGNPTIEVVYGQYLCRGDQNMASCHQCVVTATTVDLPKTYCPNGKTAVIWYDECMVRYSNVSFFNTMDQSPAMSYKNGNNITGNSTQFMEILGNMMNNVIAVRAPEGGPLKKFAVDKAYYSIFETIYGLGQCTPDLSRSDCDQCLVSCFDRFDDQSRGFQIMTPSCLVRYELYPFFNLSFLPQSPPSPSIASSSNPVIMPSRSKGKLKVSTKVLVSIIAALLVFSVALFSICIYLLRKKAKKVEVVTNVEIVDQDFSAESLQYDLQTILTATNNFSDENKLGEGGFGRVYKGTLSDGQLIAVKRLSRSTSRDIQAFKTEVLVVAKLQHRNLARLLGFCYTDQAKLLVYEYFANKSLENFLFDHENRRQLDWQRRYNIIVGIARGLLYLHHESQFRIIHRDLKASNILLDEEMNPKISDFGTSRIFGADHSQSNYTNTVVGTHGYMAPEYAFHGRFTIKSDVYSFGVLVLEIICGRKNSSFSQASDANDILTNAWKHWEAGTPLEFVDPTIRDSCSNASEVMRCIQIALLCVQQAVGDRPTMANVVLTLDSHSITLPLPEQSSFTARPRVQRTVSNEIGSYHSSNKPIPVSVNDVSISEPEAR is encoded by the exons ATGTACCAAAATAATAACTTATTTGCATTTTTCcgagtaataatattaatattaattactatGATCTACAAAACAACATCGATGCCAACTCGATTAGGCCAGTATTGCTCAAACACCACAATGTTTGCCAATGGCAGTACATATCAAACCAATTTAAACACGGTTTTCCGTAATCTCGTCTCCAACGCCACTAATAACCCATCCGGGTTCTACCGTACCACTGTCGGAAATCCGACAATTGAAGTTGTCTATGGTCAGTACCTCTGCCGTGGGGACCAGAACATGGCCTCCTGTCACCAATGTGTCGTTACCGCCACCACAGTCGACCTCCCTAAGACATATTGTCCTAACGGGAAGACTGCGGTGATATGGTACGACGAGTGTATGGTTCGATATTCGAATGTGTCTTTTTTCAATACAATGGATCAATCTCCTGCAATGTCTTACAAGAATGGTAACAACATAACCGGAAACTCTACACAGTTCATGGAAATATTGGGGAATATGATGAATAATGTGATCGCAGTTCGAGCTCCAGAAGGCGGGCCCCTCAAGAAATTCGCAGTCGACAAAGCGTACTATTCCATTTTCGAGACTATATATGGGTTGGGACAGTGCACACCGGACTTGAGTCGCAGTGATTGTGACCAATGTTTGGTTTCATGTTTCGATAGGTTTGATGATCAATCTCGAGGTTTTCAGATTATGACGCCGAGTTGCCTTGTACGATACGAGCTTTACCCCTTCTTTAATCTGTCGTTTCTGCCACAATCGCCACCGTCTCCATCAATTGCTAGTAGTTCCAACCCTGTTATTATGCCAAGCCGCTCAAAAG GAAAGTTAAAAGTGTCAACAAAAGTGCTTGTTTCCATCATAGCAGCTCTGCTTGTCTTCTCAGTGGCATTATTTTCGATATGCATTTATCTCCTAAGAAAGAAAGCCAAGAAGGTTGAAGTGGTTACTAATGTAGAAATCG TTGATCAAGATTTCAGCGCGGAGTCCTTGCAATATGACCTTCAAACTATTCTCACGGCAACAAATAATTTTTCGGATGAGAATAAACTAGGTGAAGGTGGATTTGGTAGAGTATATAAG GGTACATTATCGGATGGACAATTGATAGCGGTGAAAAGACTATCTAGAAGCACTAGCCGAGACATACAAGCATTTAAAACAGAAGTTTTGGTGGTAGCCAAGCTTCAACATCGGAATTTGGCTAGATTGTTGGGATTTTGCTATACTGATCAAGCGAAGCTACTTGTGTACGAATATTTTGCCAACAAAAGCCTCGAAAATTTCCTCTTTG ATCATGAAAATAGACGACAACTCGACTGGCAAAGGCGATACAATATTATAGTAGGCATTGCTCGAGGATTGTTGTACCTTCACCATGAATCTCAGTTCAGAATTATACACCGGGATCTCAAGGCGAGTAATATCTTGTTGGATGAAGAGATGAACCCTAAAATTTCGGACTTTGGCACATCAAGGATATTTGGTGCCGATCACAGCCAAAGCAACTATACAAACACGGTGGTTGGAACACA TGGATATATGGCGCCAGAGTACGCGTTCCATGGGCGATTCACCATCAAATCGGATGTATATAGTTTCGGTGTGCTTGTTTTGGAAATTATATGTGGAAGAAAAAACAGTAGTTTCAGTCAAGCTAGTGATGCCAATGATATTCTAACCAAT GCTTGGAAACATTGGGAAGCCGGAACGCCATTAGAATTTGTGGATCCAACAATAAGAGATTCATGTTCAAATGCCAGCGAGGTTATGAGATGCATACAAATCGCCTTGCTGTGTGTTCAACAAGCGGTTGGAGATAGACCAACAATGGCTAATGTCGTCCTCACATTGGATAGTCATTCTATTACTCTTCCGCTACCTGAACAATCGAGTTTTACAGCCCGGCCTAGAGTACAAAGAACCGTCTCTAACGAGATTGGTTCATATCATTCATCGAACAAACCAATACCCGTATCTGTGAATGATGTCTCCATCAGTGAACCTGAAGCTAGGTGA
- the LOC141590742 gene encoding cysteine-rich receptor-like protein kinase 25, with protein sequence MGLKIVVVLSLLSIYRFLITVDGQFTPVAKYCNYTSSNYSEGSVFDKNLGLFFSSLTAKTSQLFYNNSVGDGSDRVYGLFQCRFDVGFDVCHTCVKDATQLIGEECPLGKESLIWYKECMLRYSDRNIFSLYDNTTQPGWYVKSNVNETDSAEFGLVLKNEMNGLIQNASYSPRRFASRIFNWSVVSEQLFSFAQCTPDINPSDCTNCLALAYRIMTEYCPASAHVVVYYPSCQLWYNRSKPILNDEPVSSLVPSPADDQIASDVGSIGEEDVVHYDFATLKAVTGDFAAENKLGEGGFGSVYKGTLEDGKILAIKRLSDSSGQGTKEFMAEARFLAKLQHKNLVRLIGYCSEGEEKLLVYEFLSNSSLDGFLFDREKHPILDWATRYNTIVGIARGLQYLHEDSRFTIIHRDLKPENILMDDNMNPRIADFGLARLFERTQNFRNTIRIAGTRGYMSPECLLGEYSSKTDIYSFGVMILEIVTGHRMFKRNSQDDLLMNAWRLWNEQRAIELVDPELDKSYSSKDIERCIQIGLLCVQPDAEQRPTMTNVVLMLTVDLIDLPLPSPPMMSFPQFNIPRLKTGEEHSDSDQFSSKSVTADLNTNPR encoded by the exons ATGGGGTTAAAAATTGTTGTTGTACTTTCACTTCTTTcgatttatcgatttttaatcaCAGTTGATGGTCAATTCACACCTGTAGCGAAGTATTGTAACTACACTAGTTCGAATTACTCCGAGGGGAGTGTTTTTGATAAAAACCTCGGTCTCTTTTTCAGCAGTCTCACCGCCAAAACATCTCAATTGTTCTATAATAACTCGGTTGGTGATGGGAGTGACAGAGTGTACGGCTTATTCCAATGCCGATTTGATGTTGGTTTTGATGTTTGCCACACATGTGTTAAGGATGCGACACAATTGATAGGCGAAGAGTGCCCTTTAGGTAAAGAAAGTCTAATATGGTACAAGGAGTGCATGTTGCGATACTCAGATCGCAACATATTCTCTTTGTACGACAACACGACCCAACCTGGGTGGTATGTGAAAAGCAACGTCAATGAAACAGACTCTGCTGAGTTTGGTCTAGTACTCAAAAATGAAATGAATGGCCTAATCCAGAACGCGTCTTATTCTCCCAGACGTTTCGCTTCTCGCATATTTAATTGGTCAGTAGTATCGGAGCAGTTGTTCAGTTTTGCACAGTGCACACCTGATATTAACCCTTCTGATTGCACTAATTGTCTTGCGCTTGCATATCGTATAATGACTGAATATTGCCCTGCAAGTGCGCATGTCGTGGTCTACTACCCGAGTTGTCAGTTATGGTATAATAGAAGCAAACCTATATTGAATGATGAACCAGTGTCGTCTCTGGTTCCTAGCCCGGCCGACGATCAaa TAGCAAGTGATGTAGGCAGTATTGGAGAAGAAGATGTTGTGCATTATGATTTTGCCACTCTCAAGGCTGTAACCGGAGACTTCGCAGCTGAAAACAAGCTCGGCGAAGGAGGGTTTGGCAGTGTTTACAAG GGTACCCTTGAGGATGGAAAGATTTTAGCCATTAAGAGGCTCTCTGATAGCTCGGGACAGGGTACCAAGGAATTCATGGCAGAGGCTCGCTTTTTAGCTAAGCTTCAACACAAAAATCTTGTTAGGCTCATTGGATACTGCTCAGAAGGAGAGGAAAAGCTACTCGTCTATGAGTTTCTATCTAATTCAAGCTTGGACGGCTTCTTATTTG ATCGAGAAAAGCATCCAATTTTGGATTGGGCAACACGGTACAACACTATAGTAGGAATTGCACGAGGTCTTCAGTATCTCCATGAAGATTCACGGTTCACAATTATACATCGTGACCTTAAACCTGAAAACATATTAATGGATGATAACATGAACCCGAGGATAGCTGACTTTGGCTTGGCAAGACTCTTTGAACGAACACAAAATTTTAGGAACACCATTCGCATAGCTGGAACACG AGGATACATGTCACCGGAATGTTTGCTAGGGGAATACTCGAGCAAAACCGATATTTATAGTTTTGGAGTCATGATTTTGGAGATAGTAACCGGCCATAGAATGTTTAAACGTAATTCGCAAGACGACCTCCTAATGAAT GCATGGAGATTATGGAACGAACAGAGAGCCATTGAATTAGTTGATCCCGAACTTGACAAAAGTTATTCAAGCAAAGACATTGAGAGATGTATTCAGATTGGATTGCTATGTGTGCAACCGGATGCAGAGCAAAGACCCACCATGACAAATGTGGTTTTAATGCTAACTGTCGACTTGATTGATCTTCCGTTGCCATCACCACCAATGATGTCCTTCCCTCAATTTAACATTCCTAGGCTTAAAACCGGTGAAGAACATAGTGATAGTGATCAATTTTCTTCGAAATCTGTCACCGCGGACTTAAACACAAACCCAAGATGA